From a region of the Brevibacterium siliguriense genome:
- a CDS encoding MBL fold metallo-hydrolase: MDVFSTNAEFLDVNCYAVRAAGRSDCILIDSGYDCAPGLEKLLSEEGLEPRAIFLTHGHPDHILGLTNVLARWNLPVHLGAADQYRLDSPATTLNPQFAAMLAPLVQDWNVPETEGVTDGQSFEIAGLSITAVAAPGHTEGSMLLRVVDGEEEVIFTGDVVFAGAIGRVDLPGGDSQAMQESLRTFATLPDVPIYPGHGPASRVSTELATNPFF, translated from the coding sequence ATGGATGTGTTCTCGACCAACGCCGAATTCCTCGACGTCAACTGCTATGCGGTGCGCGCTGCCGGGCGCAGCGACTGCATTCTCATCGACTCCGGATACGACTGCGCACCCGGGCTCGAGAAGCTGCTGAGCGAGGAGGGACTGGAGCCACGGGCGATCTTCCTCACCCATGGTCACCCCGACCATATTCTGGGCCTGACCAATGTGCTCGCTCGCTGGAACCTGCCCGTCCACCTCGGCGCTGCCGACCAGTACCGTCTGGACTCACCGGCGACGACGCTCAACCCGCAGTTCGCGGCGATGCTCGCACCGCTCGTTCAGGACTGGAACGTCCCTGAGACCGAGGGCGTCACCGACGGACAGAGCTTCGAGATCGCCGGGTTGAGCATCACCGCGGTGGCCGCTCCCGGCCATACCGAAGGGTCCATGCTGCTGCGCGTCGTCGACGGCGAGGAAGAGGTCATCTTCACCGGTGACGTCGTCTTCGCCGGAGCCATCGGCCGTGTCGACCTGCCCGGGGGAGACTCGCAGGCGATGCAGGAGTCGCTGCGGACGTTCGCGACGCTGCCGGATGTGCCGATCTATCCTGGACACGGTCCGGCATCCCGGGTGAGCACGGAACTCGCGACGAATCCGTTCTTCTGA
- the hisS gene encoding histidine--tRNA ligase — MAKSARLSGFPERLPAERVIERTIIDTLEHTFALHGFSALNHRAVEPISQLAKDGEIDKEIFAVSRLHSDGAERNPLGLHFDLTVPLARYIADNANELSFPFKAARVQPVWRGERPQAGRYREFIQADIDVIADGELPGHFEVEIPLAVADAFSRLAPLGVPGIKIVVNDRRLLEGFARGIGLTNIQAVLRCLDKYDKIGPAEVGKLLATEAGADEQQQRLCLQLAAIESDSPDFADEVRALGVEHPLLDAGLESLTTLLEAAAVRAPGVVVAQLKIARGLDYYTGAVYETQLIGHEELGSVSSGGRYDSLVTVGKKNYPGVGMSIGVSRLMAFILGEESQIGATRGTPSAVVIAVTEEARRSEADAVAAKLRSRDIPCEVSPNAAKFGKQIRYAERRDIPFVWFTDGESGHEVKDIRSGEQSTADPDTWTLAVDDLWPRVYRS, encoded by the coding sequence ATGGCGAAGTCAGCCCGTCTGTCCGGATTCCCGGAACGGCTTCCGGCCGAACGCGTGATCGAGAGGACCATCATCGACACCCTCGAGCACACCTTCGCCCTGCACGGGTTCTCTGCTCTCAACCACCGCGCCGTCGAACCGATCAGCCAACTGGCCAAGGACGGAGAGATCGACAAGGAGATCTTCGCCGTCTCCCGCCTCCACTCCGACGGTGCCGAACGCAATCCGCTCGGTCTCCACTTCGACCTCACGGTGCCTCTGGCTCGCTATATCGCCGACAATGCGAACGAACTGAGCTTCCCGTTCAAGGCCGCCCGCGTCCAGCCCGTGTGGCGCGGCGAACGCCCGCAGGCCGGCCGCTACCGTGAGTTCATCCAGGCCGATATCGACGTCATCGCCGATGGGGAGCTGCCCGGACACTTCGAGGTCGAGATCCCCCTGGCTGTGGCCGATGCGTTCTCGCGGCTCGCCCCGCTCGGCGTGCCCGGAATCAAGATCGTCGTCAACGACCGCAGGCTGCTCGAAGGCTTCGCCCGCGGAATCGGACTGACGAACATCCAGGCCGTGCTGCGCTGTCTCGACAAGTACGACAAGATCGGTCCCGCCGAGGTCGGCAAGCTGCTCGCGACCGAAGCCGGTGCCGATGAGCAGCAGCAGCGTCTTTGCCTCCAGCTGGCCGCCATCGAATCCGACTCCCCGGACTTCGCCGATGAGGTGCGTGCCCTCGGCGTCGAGCACCCGCTGCTCGATGCCGGACTCGAATCGCTGACGACGCTGCTCGAAGCCGCAGCCGTTCGCGCTCCCGGGGTCGTCGTCGCCCAGCTGAAGATCGCCCGCGGTCTCGACTACTACACGGGAGCGGTCTATGAGACCCAGCTGATCGGTCACGAGGAGCTCGGCTCCGTATCCTCCGGCGGTCGCTACGACTCACTCGTCACCGTGGGGAAGAAGAACTATCCCGGGGTGGGCATGTCCATCGGCGTCTCCCGCCTCATGGCGTTCATCCTCGGCGAGGAATCACAGATCGGCGCCACTCGCGGCACTCCCTCGGCCGTCGTCATCGCCGTCACCGAGGAGGCCCGCCGAAGCGAGGCAGACGCCGTGGCCGCGAAGCTCCGGTCCAGGGACATCCCGTGCGAGGTGTCGCCGAACGCTGCGAAGTTCGGCAAGCAGATCCGCTACGCCGAGCGCCGCGACATCCCGTTCGTCTGGTTCACCGATGGTGAGTCCGGTCACGAGGTCAAGGACATCCGGTCGGGCGAGCAGTCCACGGCCGATCCGGATACGTGGACTCTGGCAGTCGACGACCTCTGGCCCCGCGTGTACCGGAGCTGA